CAGTAAATATGTTGTATATCTGATCATGCTGATTGTGGTCTTCCTGTTTGTTATCAAGCCGGTTCTCGGAATACTTAAAAGAAGGGAAGAGACACTGCCGCTCCAACAGATCCGGGATGTATACGTGAAAAACAACAGCGCCGCGCCAGAGGCTATAGAGGATAAAGCAACAGCTGCCCTGGCGAACGTTATGAAGGACAAGGCGCTTGTCGGTTCAATCATCAGGGAGTGGGTTAAGGAAGGGACGTGATGGAACCGGAAGAAATGCCAGGCATAAGAAAGGCCGCTATAATGCTCCTGACGATAGACGAGGATATGACCAGGGAGATTATCAAGGAGCTTGACGAGACAGAGATCGAAGCCATTGGCCATGAGATAGCGAAGCTAAGACTGATCCCTGATAATGTTGTCACAAAGGTTCACGAAGAATTCATGTCTAAATTGAACAAGAGAAACAAGCAGGTTGTGGGCGGTGAACAGAGGTTCAAGTCGATTATTAAAAGAAGTTTCGGCGATGAAAAAGCGGAAGAATTTATCGGCAGTATGGAGACGAAAAAGGGAGCGCCGGGGGAATTTTTAAGGAAATGCGACCCCAGGATCCTGGCAAATGTGCTCAGGGGCGAGCATACCCAGACTATTGCCCTGGTTCTGTCCACGCTGGGACCAAAAAAGGCTGGAGAAGTGATTATGGTCCTCCCTGATAATATACAGACGGATGTAGTGACGAGAATGGCCTTTCTCGAGAAGGTCGATAACGATGTCCTGGCGGAGGTTGAGAATGTTATCAAGGAGCAGCTGGAATCTGTCAGTAACGTAGAGGGCCGGCAGCTTGGTGGAGTAGAAGCCGTTGCGAGTATCCTGAACCAGATGGACAGGACTGTTGAAACTGAACTCCTGGGAAAGCTGGAGGAGCTGAACCCGGAGCTTACTGAAAGGATCAGGCAACTGATGTTCACCTTTGAAGACCTTCAGAAGGTCGATGACAAGGGTATTCAGGTACTTCTCAAGGAAGTCACCTCAGAGGATATCGGTATCGCCTTGAAAGGTTCTTCCGATGCCATGAAAGAGAAGATTTTTTCGAACATGTCCGAGCGGGCTGCTGCGATGTTGAAGGAAGACTTAGAGGCTATGGGGCCGGTGCGTTTATCTGATGTTGAAAAGGCGCAGGTCAGGATAGCGATGATTGCCAAGAAGCTCGAGGGTGAAGGCAAGATACTGCTTTCGAGCGGAAAAGAACAATTTGTGTGAAAAAGCAGTGAATAGTGAATGGTGAATAGTGAATAGCAAAAAACCAAAGAGACAATCCGGAAGAGCCTTTCTGTCGAGCTCAGAATGCCTGATACCGATTAAATCACCGGCGTTCCGTAACCTGTCCTGGTTTAAAACTTTTCACTTTTCACGGCATCAGTTGTCTGTTTGCTATTCACTATTCACTATAGACTAACGACTGATTTATGCAACCATACGTCCTATATGATTTTGACAGAGAGGTCGAAAGTATCCAGTCTGAGTTTGTAGGGTACTTCGATACTTCCTCCGAAAAACAAGGAGGCGAGGAGATACAAAGGGACGTTGAAGATGAAGCGAGAAAGGTTTTTGAGGATGCCTTTGCACAGGGTGAAAAGGCCGGGTATGAAGTAGGAATGAAAAAGGTAGATCCTCTTATCAAAAGGATAAACGGCTATATAGCGGAGCTTTCTTCCTTCAGGGACGACCTGATCAGGAAAAGCGAGAGATTGTCAACGGAATTGGCGCTGACCTTTGCTGAGGCGATTGTCTTGAAGGAATGTGAAGAGAGGAGAGAAGTGATCATGGAAATGGTCCGGAAGGCTGTTGAACTTTGTGAAGATAAAGGTCAGATCCTGATAAAGATAAGGACCGAGGATGCACAACATATCCCCCAGGCGAACATCGGTTCACTGAAGGTTGTCCATGACGACACCCTGAAAGAACCCGGTTTTGTCATCGAGACAGCCTTTGGTGATATCGACGGCAGGATCTCAACACAGATTGAAGAATTAAAGAAAGAATTTCTTGATGGACACTTTTAATACTGAAAGGGTTCTCTCGATTAAGAGTGTTATCCCCAACCTCTATCCTTACAGGGTCTACGGAAAGGTCAATCAGGTTGTCGGTCTCGTCATAGAGGGCAGAGGCCCCATATCTTCTGTTGGTGATTCGGCCCTCATATTTCCCATTGACGGGACTTCCCCGATTGATGCCGAAGTTGTTGGATTTAAAGACGGCAAGACATTGTTGATGCCTCTCGGAGATCTGCGCGGTGTAGGCATAGGCTCCAAGATCCTTTCAAAGAAGCATACCGTGAGGGCCTCTGTCGGGGATGGGCTCCTTGGCAGGGTGATCGACGGGCTCGGCAATCCGATGGACGGCAAGGGCCCCGTTATGTACGAAGAGCAGATCCCTGTATACCGGCAGACGGTGAACCCCATGAAGAAGAAAAGGATCACTGCGCCGCTTGACCTCGGTATCCGCAGTATCAACGGACTTCTTACCTGCGGCAGAGGACAGAGGATAGGCATATTCGCCGGTTCAGGTGTCGGCAAGAGCGTCCTCCTGGGGATGATAGCGCGTCACACCGAGGCGCAGGTAAACGTTATCGGGCTCATA
This genomic interval from Syntrophorhabdaceae bacterium contains the following:
- the fliG gene encoding flagellar motor switch protein FliG; the encoded protein is MEPEEMPGIRKAAIMLLTIDEDMTREIIKELDETEIEAIGHEIAKLRLIPDNVVTKVHEEFMSKLNKRNKQVVGGEQRFKSIIKRSFGDEKAEEFIGSMETKKGAPGEFLRKCDPRILANVLRGEHTQTIALVLSTLGPKKAGEVIMVLPDNIQTDVVTRMAFLEKVDNDVLAEVENVIKEQLESVSNVEGRQLGGVEAVASILNQMDRTVETELLGKLEELNPELTERIRQLMFTFEDLQKVDDKGIQVLLKEVTSEDIGIALKGSSDAMKEKIFSNMSERAAAMLKEDLEAMGPVRLSDVEKAQVRIAMIAKKLEGEGKILLSSGKEQFV
- a CDS encoding FliH/SctL family protein; the encoded protein is MQPYVLYDFDREVESIQSEFVGYFDTSSEKQGGEEIQRDVEDEARKVFEDAFAQGEKAGYEVGMKKVDPLIKRINGYIAELSSFRDDLIRKSERLSTELALTFAEAIVLKECEERREVIMEMVRKAVELCEDKGQILIKIRTEDAQHIPQANIGSLKVVHDDTLKEPGFVIETAFGDIDGRISTQIEELKKEFLDGHF